The genomic interval TCGAGTCCGTGAGCAAGCTCGCCCCGAACACGCCGGCTGACGCCAACGTCCTGGCTTCGTTCGAGGTTACGACAAGCTATGACCTCGACGAGCTCGGCCGCGTCGTCCTGACGTTCAACGTCGGCTCGCAGTATGCCGGCGGCACTGCCATCGTGTACGTGCAGCACGAGGATGGCTCCGAGGAGACACTCGAGGCTGTCGTTGACTCCGACGGCACCATCACCGTCACGGTCGATCGTCTCTCCGTCTTCACGGTGACCATCGACCTGACGACTGTTCCCGAGGGCACGACGCCTAACGTGGACAAGGGTGCCACGTCGCCTCAGACCGGTGTGGGCGTCATCGCCATTGCCGGTGCCACGGGTGCCATGGCTGTCGCGGCCGGCGGTGTGGGTGCTGCCCTGCGCAAGAAGGTGCGCGGCTAGTCCTTCCTGCACACTGTGCGGGACACATGATCTGACAGTGACGCAGGGGCCCGTTGAGAGACGGGCTCCTGTTGTTTAATCAGGGGGAATCCCATGTCGCAGCAACCAGACTCTGACGCCAAGCACTCCGCCTCCGCGCTTGTCGACACGACGCCTGCCCGACGCTCCGCCAAGGACAAGGTCATCATCGCCGTGCTGGCCGTCGTGCTCATCGCGCTCGTGGTCGGTGTCGTGTGGGGCGTGCGCTATGTCGTGACAGCCATGACGGCCGAGCGGCAGAACGCGCAGGAGATGGCTGATCGCCCCATCCCCGCGACGCCTGGGGAGCTTGCTGCTGCGTCGTCGCAGGCGGACGCTGCCGATGACGTGAATGTGGCAGCCAATACGCAGTCAAACGATGCTGTCTCCGCTGGTGCCCTCACTGCCGAGGCCGGACAGGCGGTTCCCGAGGCCGATCCGCAGGTTGGCGACGCTACCCAGCAGGGCGCCGTCGCCCAGGGCGAAGAGGACGCCGCGGTTGCTTCCCAGGCTGCCGATCCCACGGAGGCGTCTGTCGATCCGGCCGCCCAGGGCGATGCTGATGCGCAGGCGGTAGACGCCGAGTCTGTCGAGGGGGCATCCGACCCTGTGGTCGCTGCCGAGGGCGTCGAGGCTGATCCTACTGCTCCGATTGACCCCGCTGCCGAGGACGCGCCTGATCCCGTGGCTGATCCTGCTGCCAAGGTTGACGCTGCCGAGGCGGGGGCCGATCCTGCGCAAGACCCCGCCGCGCAGGCTGACCCTGCCGCCGGTGACGCATCCGACCCAAATGTCGCTACCCAGGCTGATCCTGCCGGTCAGGCGGCAGAGGCCATCGGTGGCGCCTCCGAAACCGCCGCGCAGGCTGACCCAGCCGTTGAGGCCGCCGACCCCGCCGCCGGTGCGTCTGATCCCGCTGCTGCGGACCTCCCGGCCGCTGGCGCTCCCTTCGCGGCGGCCTCCGCAAGCACCGACGGCATCGCGTCCACCGCATCCTCCTCGAGCAGGGATGCCTCCGCCTCTGCCGACGCCCTCGCTAACCTGCCGGACAACCCGATCGACTTCGCGGCGCTGCAGGAGGACAACGAGGACATCTACGCATGGCTCTACATCCCGAACACGAGCATCAACCTGCCGGTTCTCCAGAGCCCGTTCGATGATGCCTACTACCTCACGCACGATCCCGACCGCAACGAGGACGTGTACGGCTCCGTGTTCTCGCAACTCGCCAACAAGAAGGACTTCACGGATCCCGTGACGGTGCTCTACGG from Coriobacteriia bacterium carries:
- a CDS encoding sortase; its protein translation is MADRPIPATPGELAAASSQADAADDVNVAANTQSNDAVSAGALTAEAGQAVPEADPQVGDATQQGAVAQGEEDAAVASQAADPTEASVDPAAQGDADAQAVDAESVEGASDPVVAAEGVEADPTAPIDPAAEDAPDPVADPAAKVDAAEAGADPAQDPAAQADPAAGDASDPNVATQADPAGQAAEAIGGASETAAQADPAVEAADPAAGASDPAAADLPAAGAPFAAASASTDGIASTASSSSRDASASADALANLPDNPIDFAALQEDNEDIYAWLYIPNTSINLPVLQSPFDDAYYLTHDPDRNEDVYGSVFSQLANKKDFTDPVTVLYGHDGEGQFKNLHYFEDEEFFAQNELLYVYTPGHILTYRVVAAYKYDNRHILNSFDFADPVVLQQYYDSVLNPDSLLLNVREGATLDATKDKIIQLSTCMLDEFHGSSRYVVTGVLVDDELTK